From a single Leopardus geoffroyi isolate Oge1 chromosome E1, O.geoffroyi_Oge1_pat1.0, whole genome shotgun sequence genomic region:
- the LOC123603669 gene encoding keratin-associated protein 9-1-like, with the protein MTHSCCSSCCQPTCCRTTCCRTTCCQPSGCGSSGYGSSCCQPCCRPTCCHTTCCRTTCCQPSCCGCSGCGHNCGGSSGCGSSCCQPCCCPACCHTTCCRTTCCQPSCCGSSGCGHNCGGSSGCGSSCCQPCCCPTCCHTTCCRTTCCQPSCCGSSGCGSSGCGQN; encoded by the coding sequence ATGACCCACTCGTGCTGCTCCTCTTGCTGCCAGCCTACGTGCtgcaggaccacctgctgccggaccacctgctgccagcccagcggctgtgggtccagcggctatgggtccagctgctgccagccttgctgccgcccAACCTGCTGTCAcaccacctgctgccggaccacctgctgccagcccagctgctgtgggTGTAGCGGCTGTGGACACAACTGCGGTGGGTCTAGCGGCTGTggttccagctgctgccagccttgctgctgcCCAGCTTGCTGTCAcaccacctgctgccggaccacctgctgccagcccagctgctgtgggtccagcggctgtgGACACAACTGCGGTGGGTCTAGCGGCTGTGGGTcgagctgctgccagccttgctgctgcCCAACTTGCTGTCAtaccacctgctgccggaccacctgctgccagcccagctgttgtgggtccagcggctgtgggtccagcggctgtgGACAAAACTGA